In Microlunatus antarcticus, a single genomic region encodes these proteins:
- a CDS encoding geranylgeranyl reductase family protein: MSNHPDHADVLVVGAGPAGSAAAAWAARHGLDVLLADAAAFPRDKACGDGLTPRAMAELERLGLAAWASGRVTNRGLRAHGFGQVLELPWPGGHLPDHGSAVPRTELDDRIRLVADASGARMLLGARAVDVVRHGEQVTAVLFDTAEGRVEVTCRWLVVADGVRSPLGRMLGRTWHRETAYGVAARGYAETGRDDDWISSHLELRGERGELLSGYGWIFPLGGGRVNVGVGTLATAKRPANVSLKPLMRYYADGQTERFALTSEVRDPSSALLPMGGAVSGVSGPNWLLIGDAAACVNPLNGEGIDYGLETGRFAADLIASGDEATQAWPALLREHYGTSFSIARRLAGLITVPGLLGRLGPIGMRSRTLMTVALRVMGNLVTEEDRDVVARAWRLAGRASVAVEGRPPFS, translated from the coding sequence GTGAGCAACCATCCCGACCACGCCGACGTGCTCGTCGTCGGCGCCGGCCCGGCCGGGTCCGCCGCCGCAGCCTGGGCGGCGCGCCACGGTCTCGACGTGCTGCTGGCCGACGCGGCCGCGTTCCCCCGCGACAAGGCGTGCGGCGACGGCCTGACCCCGCGGGCCATGGCCGAGCTGGAGCGCCTCGGCCTGGCGGCCTGGGCGAGCGGACGGGTGACGAACCGGGGCCTGCGGGCCCACGGCTTCGGTCAGGTCCTCGAGCTGCCCTGGCCCGGCGGCCACCTGCCCGACCACGGCTCGGCCGTGCCGCGGACCGAGCTCGACGACCGCATCCGCCTCGTCGCCGACGCGTCCGGCGCCCGGATGCTCCTCGGGGCCCGCGCCGTGGACGTCGTCCGGCACGGCGAGCAGGTGACGGCGGTGCTCTTCGACACCGCGGAGGGCCGGGTCGAGGTCACCTGCCGCTGGCTGGTCGTCGCCGACGGCGTGCGCTCGCCGCTCGGGCGGATGCTGGGCCGGACCTGGCACCGCGAGACCGCGTACGGGGTCGCGGCCCGCGGCTACGCCGAGACCGGGCGCGACGACGACTGGATCTCCAGCCACCTCGAGCTCCGCGGCGAGCGGGGCGAACTGCTGTCCGGCTACGGCTGGATCTTTCCGCTCGGCGGCGGGCGCGTGAACGTCGGCGTGGGCACGCTCGCCACGGCGAAGCGGCCGGCCAACGTCTCGCTCAAGCCGCTCATGCGCTACTACGCCGACGGCCAGACGGAGCGGTTCGCGCTGACGAGCGAGGTCCGCGACCCCTCGTCGGCCCTGCTGCCGATGGGTGGTGCGGTGAGCGGCGTGTCCGGGCCGAACTGGCTCCTCATCGGCGACGCCGCCGCCTGCGTCAACCCGCTCAACGGCGAGGGCATCGACTACGGGCTCGAGACCGGCCGCTTCGCCGCCGACCTGATCGCGAGCGGCGACGAGGCGACGCAGGCCTGGCCCGCGCTGCTGCGCGAGCACTACGGCACGTCGTTCAGCATCGCCCGCCGGCTGGCCGGCCTCATCACCGTCCCCGGGCTCCTGGGCCGCCTCGGCCCGATCGGGATGCGTTCGCGGACACTGATGACGGTCGCGCTCCGCGTCATGGGCAACCTCGTGACCGAGGAGGACCGCGACGTCGTCGCCCGGGCCTGGCGCCTCGCCGGCCGGGCCAGCGTCGCCGTCGAGGGACGCCCGCCCTTCTCCTGA
- a CDS encoding class II fructose-bisphosphate aldolase, which translates to MTLVSTADLLADAYARGTGLAALNVITLEQAEGTVLGAEQAGLPVVLQVSQNAAKFHLDDPAPLAAALLVLARTSQVDVSLHLDHVTRVDLLHRTAECGFSSVMFDAGPLPYEENVAATRDATTWAHEHGLLIEAELGYVGGKASQVESAHGTGVRTDPDQAAEYVGATGVDALAVAVGSRHAMTTADAELDLDLVARLRAAVDVPLVLHGSSGVPQPTIAAAVVAGMTKVNIGTITTVAFTQAIRQHLADVPKVTDPRQYLTPARKAVSAVVAELVSTVALAGTRSS; encoded by the coding sequence GTGACCCTCGTCTCCACGGCCGACCTGCTGGCCGACGCGTACGCCCGCGGGACCGGTCTCGCGGCCCTCAACGTCATCACCCTCGAGCAGGCCGAGGGGACGGTGCTGGGGGCGGAGCAGGCCGGTCTGCCGGTCGTGCTGCAGGTCAGCCAGAACGCGGCCAAGTTCCACCTGGACGACCCGGCTCCGCTCGCCGCCGCGCTGCTCGTCCTCGCGAGGACCAGCCAGGTCGACGTGTCGCTGCACCTCGACCACGTGACCCGCGTCGACCTGCTGCACCGCACGGCCGAGTGCGGCTTCAGCTCGGTGATGTTCGACGCCGGGCCGCTGCCGTACGAGGAGAACGTCGCGGCCACCCGTGACGCCACGACGTGGGCGCACGAGCACGGCCTGCTGATCGAGGCCGAGCTGGGCTACGTGGGCGGCAAGGCCAGTCAGGTGGAGAGCGCCCACGGCACTGGCGTCCGCACCGACCCCGACCAGGCCGCCGAGTACGTCGGCGCCACCGGCGTGGACGCGCTCGCGGTCGCCGTCGGCAGCCGCCACGCGATGACCACCGCCGACGCCGAGCTCGACCTCGACCTGGTCGCCCGGCTGCGCGCCGCCGTCGACGTCCCGCTGGTGCTGCACGGGTCCTCCGGCGTCCCGCAGCCGACGATCGCCGCCGCGGTGGTCGCCGGGATGACCAAGGTCAACATCGGGACGATCACCACCGTCGCCTTCACGCAGGCGATCCGCCAGCACCTGGCCGACGTGCCGAAGGTGACCGACCCGCGGCAGTACCTGACCCCGGCCCGCAAGGCCGTCAGCGCCGTCGTCGCCGAGCTGGTGTCGACCGTCGCCCTCGCGGGCACCCGCTCCTCCTGA
- a CDS encoding zinc-dependent alcohol dehydrogenase family protein yields the protein MRGVYLPGHSDVDIKQVPDPVPGPGQVLLAMKASTICGSDIRAIYREHLQGDPAEMYQDVVAGHEPAGEVVAVGPDPVRLKVGDRVCVYHISGCGQCDDCVRGYQISCSSPKRAAYGWQRDGGHADLILTEERDCVVLPDFVTFLDGACVACGFGTAYEGLIRANVSGRDSLAVVGLGPVGLAAGLLGGKLGATPRIGIDPSPERRELALELGAVDAAYAPDRAADALDVLGAGAHVAIDCSGSGPGRATAISLLRARGRMVLVGEGNGLTVDEVSPTLIHPSITIIGSWVTSLEHMRELVERLPVWNLHPEVIVTDRFGIDDADAAYKLAAQGRAGKVALVP from the coding sequence GTGCGCGGTGTCTACCTGCCCGGCCACTCCGACGTCGACATCAAGCAGGTCCCCGACCCCGTCCCCGGACCCGGTCAGGTGCTGCTGGCCATGAAGGCGTCGACCATCTGCGGCTCCGACATCCGCGCCATCTACCGCGAGCACCTCCAGGGCGACCCGGCCGAGATGTACCAGGACGTCGTGGCCGGGCACGAGCCCGCCGGCGAGGTCGTCGCGGTCGGCCCCGACCCGGTCCGGCTGAAGGTCGGCGACCGGGTCTGCGTCTACCACATCAGCGGCTGCGGCCAGTGCGACGACTGCGTGCGCGGCTACCAGATCAGCTGCTCCTCCCCGAAGCGCGCCGCGTACGGGTGGCAGCGCGACGGCGGCCACGCCGACCTGATCCTCACCGAGGAGCGCGACTGCGTCGTGCTGCCCGACTTCGTGACGTTCCTCGACGGCGCCTGCGTCGCCTGCGGCTTCGGCACCGCGTACGAGGGCCTGATCCGCGCCAACGTGAGCGGCCGGGACAGCCTCGCCGTCGTCGGTCTCGGGCCCGTCGGTCTCGCGGCCGGCCTGCTCGGCGGCAAGCTCGGCGCCACCCCGCGCATCGGCATCGACCCCAGCCCCGAGCGACGCGAGCTCGCCCTCGAGCTCGGCGCGGTCGACGCCGCGTACGCCCCCGACCGGGCCGCCGACGCGCTGGACGTCCTCGGGGCCGGCGCGCACGTCGCCATCGACTGCTCCGGCAGCGGTCCCGGCCGGGCCACCGCGATCAGCCTCCTTCGCGCCCGGGGCCGCATGGTCCTGGTCGGCGAGGGCAACGGCCTCACCGTCGACGAGGTCAGCCCGACCCTCATCCACCCCTCGATCACGATCATCGGCTCGTGGGTCACCAGCCTCGAGCACATGCGCGAGCTGGTCGAGCGCCTGCCGGTGTGGAACCTCCACCCCGAGGTCATCGTCACCGACCGCTTCGGGATCGACGACGCGGACGCCGCGTACAAGCTGGCGGCGCAGGGACGGGCCGGCAAGGTCGCGCTCGTCCCCTGA
- a CDS encoding NuoB/complex I 20 kDa subunit family protein: MGVEEQLPTGVLLTSVENIFGYMRSASFWPATFGLACCAIEMMTYGAPRYDSGRWGQEVFRASPRQADLMIVAGRVSQKMAPVLRQIYDQMPNPKWVLAMGVCASTGGMFNNYAIVQGVDHVVPVDMYLPGCPPRPEMLIDAMFKLRDKVRNTPIGYHATLAAQEAEQLALERPASIERQGLLR; the protein is encoded by the coding sequence ATGGGTGTCGAAGAGCAGCTGCCGACCGGGGTCCTGCTGACCAGCGTCGAGAACATCTTCGGCTACATGCGGAGCGCCTCGTTCTGGCCGGCGACGTTCGGCCTGGCCTGCTGCGCGATCGAGATGATGACGTACGGCGCACCCCGCTACGACTCGGGCCGCTGGGGCCAGGAGGTCTTCCGCGCGTCGCCGCGCCAGGCCGACCTGATGATCGTCGCCGGCCGGGTGAGCCAGAAGATGGCGCCGGTCCTGCGCCAGATCTACGACCAGATGCCCAACCCCAAGTGGGTCCTGGCGATGGGCGTGTGCGCCAGCACGGGCGGGATGTTCAACAACTACGCGATCGTCCAGGGCGTCGACCACGTCGTGCCCGTCGACATGTACCTGCCCGGCTGCCCGCCGCGGCCGGAGATGCTGATCGACGCGATGTTCAAGCTGCGCGACAAGGTCCGCAACACCCCGATCGGCTACCACGCCACGCTCGCCGCGCAGGAGGCCGAGCAGCTGGCGCTCGAGCGGCCGGCCAGCATCGAGCGCCAGGGCCTGCTCCGGTGA
- the mobA gene encoding molybdenum cofactor guanylyltransferase, with amino-acid sequence MPGTWVVVLAGGESRRFGSDKLVTDLDGVTLLDATLASVPAGLPVIVVGPERVVRRPVSSIREDPPGGGPAAALVAGLAAALVAGADTVSTLPGDAPGAGAAVPVLLDALVGTDLVVAHGDDGQVFPLQLAGTAAGARRVLEAAGPSLGAGASVRRLLASLDPPPARVVLDPRALLDVDTPADLNRIGEVPTA; translated from the coding sequence GTGCCCGGGACCTGGGTGGTCGTCCTGGCCGGTGGTGAGTCCCGGCGGTTCGGCAGCGACAAGCTCGTCACCGACCTCGACGGCGTAACGCTGCTCGACGCGACCCTCGCCTCGGTCCCCGCGGGCCTCCCGGTGATCGTCGTCGGGCCCGAACGGGTCGTCCGGCGGCCGGTCTCGTCCATCCGCGAGGACCCACCCGGCGGTGGGCCGGCGGCGGCGCTGGTGGCCGGACTCGCCGCGGCGCTGGTCGCGGGGGCCGACACGGTGAGCACCCTCCCGGGCGACGCCCCGGGGGCGGGCGCGGCCGTACCGGTCCTGCTGGACGCCCTCGTCGGGACGGACCTCGTGGTCGCCCACGGGGACGACGGGCAGGTCTTCCCGCTCCAGCTCGCCGGGACCGCCGCCGGAGCGCGTCGCGTCCTCGAGGCGGCCGGGCCGAGCCTCGGAGCGGGTGCCTCCGTACGCCGCCTCCTCGCGTCGCTGGACCCGCCACCCGCCCGGGTCGTCCTGGACCCCCGTGCCCTGCTCGACGTCGACACCCCCGCGGACCTGAACCGGATCGGGGAGGTTCCGACCGCGTAG
- a CDS encoding NADH-quinone oxidoreductase subunit A — MSGYLGIVILLIIATGFVGLTVVTSLLVGPGRYNRAKYDSYECGIEPTPQPVGGGRFPVKYYITAMLFIVFDIEIVFLYPWAVSFDLMGTFALVEMVLFIVTVFVAYFYVLRRGGLEWD; from the coding sequence ATGAGCGGCTACCTGGGCATCGTCATCCTGCTGATCATCGCCACCGGCTTCGTGGGTTTGACGGTCGTCACGAGCCTCCTGGTCGGCCCCGGGCGCTACAACCGGGCCAAGTACGACTCGTACGAGTGCGGCATCGAGCCGACGCCCCAGCCCGTCGGCGGCGGCCGCTTCCCGGTGAAGTACTACATCACCGCGATGCTCTTCATCGTCTTCGACATCGAGATCGTCTTCCTCTACCCGTGGGCCGTGAGCTTCGACCTCATGGGGACCTTCGCGCTGGTCGAGATGGTGCTCTTCATCGTCACCGTCTTCGTCGCGTACTTCTACGTGCTCCGCCGCGGAGGCCTCGAATGGGATTGA
- a CDS encoding isochorismate synthase, with product MSSPPLDGATLVPPRLRVRTVTVPDPGPLVAMLPETDAVAWLRGGDGMVAWGEVVRHKAAGPQDAEEWWTALVAQSDVESDLDVTIPGSGLVAFGSFVFDPDNTAVPSGMVVPRTVLGRRAGRAWLTQIGLEEDERRPAPVAGSVPPPPSGVRFEGGTLTPEQWRAAVSRAVGDIGAGLLDKVVLARDLVAVADADLDARWLVGQLSETYPRCWTYLVDGLVGSTPEMLIRLEAGLATSRVLAGTIQRTGDGRTDLARADALSRSSKDLEEHEYAVASVAAALEPFCSALNVPEHPYVLELPNVLHLASDVTAAVAPGVTALGLAAALHPSAAVCGTPTDVARGRIAALEHLDRERYAGPVGWTDATGAGEWAIALRCGILDETDRRRIRLYAGCGIVAGSDPEAEWAEAQAKLAPMISALVRPALARLAPALP from the coding sequence GTGAGCAGTCCACCCCTGGACGGGGCGACCCTGGTCCCCCCGCGGCTGCGGGTGCGGACGGTCACGGTGCCCGACCCCGGACCGCTCGTCGCGATGCTGCCCGAGACCGACGCGGTCGCCTGGCTGCGCGGCGGCGACGGCATGGTCGCCTGGGGCGAGGTCGTGCGCCACAAGGCGGCCGGGCCGCAGGACGCCGAGGAGTGGTGGACCGCGCTCGTCGCCCAGAGCGACGTCGAGTCCGACCTCGACGTGACGATCCCGGGCAGCGGTCTCGTCGCCTTCGGCAGCTTCGTCTTCGACCCCGACAACACGGCCGTCCCCTCGGGCATGGTCGTGCCGCGCACGGTCCTCGGCCGCCGGGCCGGCCGGGCCTGGCTCACCCAGATCGGTCTGGAGGAGGACGAGCGCCGTCCTGCGCCCGTGGCCGGGTCCGTGCCCCCGCCGCCCTCAGGCGTGCGCTTCGAGGGTGGCACGCTGACGCCCGAGCAGTGGCGCGCCGCGGTCTCCCGCGCCGTCGGCGACATCGGTGCCGGTCTGCTCGACAAGGTCGTGCTCGCGCGTGACCTCGTCGCGGTCGCCGACGCCGACCTGGACGCCCGCTGGCTCGTGGGGCAGCTCAGCGAGACCTACCCCCGGTGCTGGACCTACCTCGTCGACGGTCTGGTCGGCTCGACGCCGGAGATGCTGATCCGGCTCGAGGCGGGCCTGGCGACGTCGCGCGTACTGGCCGGCACCATCCAGCGCACCGGTGACGGGCGCACCGACCTGGCCCGGGCGGACGCCCTCTCGCGGTCGAGCAAGGACCTCGAGGAGCACGAGTACGCGGTCGCCTCCGTGGCCGCGGCGCTCGAGCCCTTCTGCTCGGCGCTGAACGTCCCCGAGCACCCGTACGTCCTCGAGCTGCCGAACGTCCTGCACCTGGCCAGCGACGTGACCGCCGCCGTCGCCCCGGGCGTCACCGCGCTCGGGCTGGCGGCCGCGCTGCACCCCAGCGCCGCCGTCTGCGGGACCCCCACCGACGTCGCCCGCGGGCGCATCGCCGCGCTGGAGCACCTCGACCGCGAGCGCTACGCCGGCCCGGTGGGCTGGACCGATGCCACGGGCGCGGGGGAGTGGGCCATCGCGCTGCGCTGCGGGATCCTCGACGAGACCGACCGGCGCCGGATCCGGCTCTACGCCGGCTGCGGCATCGTGGCCGGCTCCGACCCCGAGGCCGAGTGGGCGGAGGCGCAGGCCAAGCTCGCGCCGATGATCTCCGCGTTGGTCCGGCCCGCCCTGGCTCGGCTCGCCCCCGCGCTGCCCTGA
- a CDS encoding NADH-quinone oxidoreductase subunit D gives MSTTTTGPFAEGKAQFDPAADPDGVREDPFATGPAGEPGTAEGHVYTVTGQDWDTIADDQAERGDERIVVNMGPQHPSTHGVLRLILEMEGESVTEARCGIGYLHTGIEKNMEFRSWTQGVTFCTRMDYLSPFSQETSYCLGVERLLDIEEQVPERASVIRVMMLELNRISSHLVCLATGGMEIGALTVMTIGFREREMVLDVFEAITGLRMNHAYIRPGGVAQDLPVGGLDKVRGLVAWMRKHLPEYAAFCNENPIFKGRLVGVGHLDLAGCLALGVTGPPLRATGYDWDLRKKQPYCGYETYDFDVQTWDTADAYGRFRIRVNEMWESLKIVEQCVERLERTEGQPVMIADPKIAWPAQLAVGSDGMGNSNEHIRHIMGQSMEALIHHFKLVTEGFRVPPGQAYVPVESPRGELGAHVVSDGGTRPFRAHFRDPSFANLQAMPALCEGAMVSDVVVAVASLDPVMGGVDR, from the coding sequence ATGAGCACCACGACCACGGGACCCTTCGCCGAGGGCAAGGCCCAGTTCGACCCGGCAGCCGACCCCGACGGCGTCCGCGAAGACCCCTTCGCCACCGGACCGGCCGGCGAGCCCGGCACGGCCGAGGGCCACGTCTACACGGTCACGGGCCAGGACTGGGACACGATCGCGGACGACCAGGCCGAGCGCGGCGACGAGCGGATCGTCGTCAACATGGGTCCGCAGCACCCGTCGACGCACGGCGTGCTACGCCTGATCCTCGAGATGGAGGGTGAGTCGGTCACCGAGGCCCGCTGCGGCATCGGCTACCTGCACACCGGCATCGAGAAGAACATGGAGTTCCGCTCCTGGACCCAGGGCGTCACCTTCTGCACGCGGATGGACTACCTGTCCCCGTTCAGCCAGGAGACCAGCTACTGCCTCGGCGTGGAGCGGCTGCTCGACATCGAGGAGCAGGTCCCCGAGCGCGCCAGCGTCATCCGCGTGATGATGCTCGAGCTCAACCGCATCTCCTCCCACCTGGTGTGCCTCGCCACCGGCGGCATGGAGATCGGCGCGCTGACGGTGATGACCATCGGCTTCCGCGAGCGCGAGATGGTCCTCGACGTCTTCGAGGCCATCACCGGCCTGCGCATGAACCACGCGTACATCCGCCCGGGCGGCGTCGCGCAGGACCTGCCTGTCGGCGGGCTCGACAAGGTCCGCGGCCTCGTCGCCTGGATGCGCAAGCACCTGCCCGAGTACGCCGCCTTCTGCAACGAGAACCCGATCTTCAAGGGCCGCCTCGTCGGCGTCGGGCACCTCGACCTCGCGGGCTGCCTGGCCCTCGGCGTCACCGGCCCGCCGCTGCGCGCCACCGGCTACGACTGGGACCTGCGCAAGAAGCAGCCCTACTGCGGCTACGAGACGTACGACTTCGACGTCCAGACCTGGGACACCGCCGACGCGTACGGGCGGTTCCGCATCCGCGTCAACGAGATGTGGGAGAGCCTCAAGATCGTCGAGCAGTGCGTCGAGCGCCTCGAGCGCACCGAGGGCCAGCCCGTGATGATCGCCGACCCCAAGATCGCCTGGCCCGCCCAGCTCGCCGTCGGCAGCGACGGCATGGGCAACTCGAACGAGCACATCCGCCACATCATGGGCCAGTCCATGGAGGCGCTGATCCACCACTTCAAGCTCGTCACCGAGGGCTTCCGCGTGCCGCCGGGGCAGGCGTACGTGCCGGTCGAGTCGCCCCGCGGCGAGCTCGGTGCGCACGTGGTGAGCGACGGCGGGACGCGACCGTTCCGGGCGCACTTCCGTGACCCGAGCTTCGCGAACCTGCAGGCCATGCCCGCGCTCTGCGAGGGCGCGATGGTCTCCGACGTGGTCGTCGCCGTCGCGTCGCTCGACCCGGTGATGGGTGGTGTCGACCGATGA
- a CDS encoding NADH-quinone oxidoreductase subunit C, whose protein sequence is MAETEQAVVAVEPETEVLRVQHGMFGVKGTGDTSGYGGLSRAIDFPGGTQQPFGGWWDEAYERMGAHFTSKGDDPLGPPNGGVAKSTSDVIEKVVVHRGEITFHVVRGQLATLARHLRDDPHLRFELCSSVSGVHYPADSGRELHAVYHLQSMTYNRRIRLEVSAPDGDPHIPSIVATYPAADWHERETYDMFGIVFDGHPALTRILMPDDWPGHPQRKDYPLGGIDVEYHGATVPPPDQRRSYT, encoded by the coding sequence GTGGCCGAGACCGAGCAGGCCGTCGTCGCCGTGGAGCCGGAGACGGAGGTCCTGCGGGTCCAGCACGGCATGTTCGGGGTCAAGGGCACCGGCGACACCTCCGGCTACGGCGGGTTGTCGCGGGCGATCGACTTCCCGGGCGGGACCCAGCAGCCCTTCGGCGGCTGGTGGGACGAGGCGTACGAGCGCATGGGTGCCCACTTCACGAGCAAGGGGGACGACCCCCTTGGACCCCCGAACGGCGGCGTGGCCAAGAGCACGTCGGACGTCATCGAGAAGGTCGTCGTCCACCGCGGCGAGATCACCTTCCACGTCGTCCGCGGCCAGCTGGCGACGCTGGCGCGCCACCTGCGCGACGACCCGCACCTGCGCTTCGAGCTCTGCAGCAGCGTGTCCGGCGTGCACTACCCGGCAGACTCCGGCCGTGAGCTGCACGCGGTCTACCACCTGCAGTCGATGACCTACAACCGCCGGATCCGCCTCGAGGTCAGCGCCCCGGACGGCGATCCGCACATCCCCTCGATCGTCGCGACCTACCCGGCCGCGGACTGGCACGAGCGGGAGACGTACGACATGTTCGGGATCGTCTTCGACGGCCATCCCGCTCTGACGCGCATCCTGATGCCCGACGACTGGCCGGGGCACCCGCAGCGCAAGGACTACCCGCTCGGCGGCATCGACGTGGAGTACCACGGTGCGACCGTCCCGCCGCCGGACCAGCGCAGGAGCTACACATGA
- a CDS encoding PadR family transcriptional regulator: MSSIRLYILDALARRGDMHGHQLRLLAEEEHVHLWTDISVGALYGALKRLTTEGLLAEVRVEREGSYPERQVYGITDAGRTALAELHREGLHQVSFRPDPFDLALSRPDPDRLDDLPSALESRLATLRALLEATERQNVRARPYLSLGETHALLHREHRLRAEIAWHTDLVAAVGDVIADERVRTLTPDPLPTAAPEDPKDTTDD; encoded by the coding sequence GTGTCCTCCATCCGGCTCTACATCCTCGACGCGCTCGCGCGCCGGGGTGACATGCACGGCCACCAGCTGCGGCTGCTGGCCGAGGAGGAGCACGTCCACCTCTGGACGGACATCTCGGTCGGCGCCCTCTACGGGGCGCTGAAGCGGCTCACCACCGAGGGGCTGCTCGCCGAGGTCCGCGTCGAGCGCGAGGGCAGCTATCCCGAGCGGCAGGTCTACGGCATCACCGACGCCGGTCGGACCGCGCTCGCCGAGCTGCACCGGGAGGGGCTCCATCAGGTCTCGTTCCGCCCCGACCCCTTCGACCTCGCGCTCAGCCGTCCGGACCCCGACCGGCTCGACGACCTGCCGTCCGCCCTCGAATCCCGGCTGGCCACCCTGCGGGCGCTGCTCGAGGCGACCGAGCGCCAGAACGTGCGGGCCCGCCCGTACCTCTCGCTCGGCGAGACCCACGCCCTGCTGCACCGCGAGCACCGGCTCCGCGCCGAGATCGCCTGGCACACCGACCTCGTCGCCGCCGTCGGCGACGTCATCGCGGACGAGAGGGTCCGGACGCTGACGCCCGACCCGCTCCCCACCGCTGCACCCGAAGACCCGAAGGACACCACCGATGACTGA
- a CDS encoding MFS transporter produces the protein MTDQTATPVAAPPAHGGPPSVEVPRRAWQALVVLLAGMFIALLDTTIVNVALPTIETSLDASESTLSWIISGYALAFGLALIPAGRVGDRIGHKWVFFTGIALFTLASAACGLAQSDTQLVVFRVVQGLAGGIFVPAVTAFIQLLFPGRSRGQAFAIMGAVIGVSSALGPIVGGLIIQAFGETSGWRLVFGVNLPIGVATLVAAALLLPAKHPADPAGKAGIDWVGLLLLTAGLVALLVPLIEGQDKGWPTWTYVTLAGGAVLLVVFALWEIAYTRRGASPLVPPHLFSHASFTGGVILALVYFAAFTSIFFTLSILWQTGLGHSALESGVVSIPFAIGSIIASSQSNKLAERLGRTVLVIGAGLLSVGLIWLWLVLRSSNPAGLTHWDLLPPLLIAGLGNGAFIAPNAQFIIATVDRAEAGAASGVVSTVQRVGSAVGIAIIGSVLFGSLVITGPDTVASGFTTAAGNAMAVSAAFSVVALLLVFALPKRTGGHGPAAPKRAAVAQDVAQPTA, from the coding sequence ATGACTGATCAGACCGCGACCCCGGTCGCCGCTCCGCCCGCGCACGGCGGGCCACCCTCCGTCGAGGTCCCCCGCCGCGCCTGGCAGGCGCTGGTCGTGCTGCTCGCGGGCATGTTCATCGCGCTGCTCGACACGACCATCGTCAACGTCGCGCTCCCGACCATCGAGACCAGCCTCGACGCCTCGGAGTCGACGCTGTCGTGGATCATCTCCGGCTACGCGCTCGCCTTCGGCCTCGCCCTCATCCCCGCCGGTCGGGTCGGGGACCGGATCGGCCACAAGTGGGTCTTCTTCACCGGCATCGCCCTGTTCACCCTGGCCAGCGCCGCCTGCGGGCTCGCCCAGTCCGACACGCAGCTCGTCGTGTTCCGCGTGGTCCAGGGCCTGGCCGGCGGCATCTTCGTGCCCGCCGTGACCGCGTTCATCCAGCTCCTCTTCCCCGGTCGGTCGCGGGGTCAGGCCTTCGCCATCATGGGTGCCGTCATCGGCGTCTCGTCCGCGCTCGGCCCGATCGTCGGCGGCCTGATCATCCAGGCCTTCGGCGAGACGAGCGGCTGGCGGCTGGTCTTCGGGGTCAACCTGCCGATCGGCGTGGCCACCCTCGTGGCCGCGGCGCTGCTGCTGCCGGCCAAGCACCCGGCCGACCCGGCGGGCAAGGCCGGGATCGACTGGGTCGGCCTGCTGCTGCTCACCGCCGGCCTGGTCGCCCTGCTCGTCCCCCTGATCGAGGGCCAGGACAAGGGCTGGCCGACGTGGACGTACGTCACGCTCGCCGGCGGAGCCGTCCTGCTCGTGGTCTTCGCCCTCTGGGAGATCGCGTACACCCGCCGCGGCGCGAGCCCGCTGGTCCCGCCGCACCTGTTCAGCCACGCGTCCTTCACCGGCGGCGTGATCCTGGCGCTCGTCTACTTCGCCGCGTTCACCAGCATCTTCTTCACCCTGTCGATCCTGTGGCAGACCGGCCTCGGGCACAGCGCCCTCGAGTCGGGCGTCGTGTCCATCCCCTTCGCGATCGGCAGCATCATCGCCTCGTCGCAGAGCAACAAGCTGGCCGAGCGCCTCGGTCGTACGGTCCTCGTGATCGGGGCCGGCCTGCTGAGCGTCGGGCTGATCTGGCTGTGGCTCGTGCTGCGGTCCAGCAACCCGGCCGGGCTGACCCACTGGGACCTGCTGCCGCCGCTGCTCATCGCGGGCCTCGGCAACGGCGCCTTCATTGCCCCGAACGCGCAGTTCATCATCGCCACCGTCGACCGCGCCGAGGCCGGCGCGGCGAGCGGTGTGGTCTCCACCGTCCAGCGCGTCGGCAGCGCCGTCGGGATCGCGATCATCGGCAGCGTGCTCTTCGGCTCGCTGGTGATCACCGGCCCGGACACGGTCGCCTCGGGCTTCACCACCGCCGCGGGGAACGCGATGGCCGTGAGCGCCGCGTTCAGCGTGGTCGCCCTGCTGCTCGTCTTCGCGCTGCCGAAGCGCACCGGGGGGCACGGCCCGGCCGCGCCGAAGCGCGCCGCAGTGGCTCAGGACGTGGCGCAGCCCACCGCCTGA